A region of Solanum dulcamara chromosome 7, daSolDulc1.2, whole genome shotgun sequence DNA encodes the following proteins:
- the LOC129896390 gene encoding putative DNA glycosylase At3g47830 isoform X1 — translation MTKLTKTRKNPKRKNPDDHCSSSPCPSLKSSRKTNVTAGSFNDNEPFPDHSQPTPEECRAVRDDLLALHGFPKEFIKYRKQRSLDHIEYEDDDTSGAESCSESVLDGLISTILSQNTTEANSQRAFASLKSSFPTWECVLAADAKLVEDTIRCGGLAPTKTSCIKGILSSLFQKKGNLCLEYLRELSIEEIKRELSCFRGIGPKTVACVLMFHLQRDDFPVDTHIFQIAKTLHWVPAEADVKKTYIHLNQRIPDELKFDLNCLIYTHVRMGLQTITVTADYQLWCWFLFRGCGQHLYEPIRNDDYQVCYLLVQVFVLLSYLER, via the exons atgacCAAACTGACAAAGACGCGGAAAAACCCAAAGAGGAAAAATCCCGACGACCATTGTTCTTCTTCTCCATGTCCGTCATTGAAATCCTCGAGAAAGACTAATGTCACCGCTGGTTCCTTCAATGACAATGAGCCATTCCCCGATCACTCTCAACCCACGCCGGAGGAATGCCGAGCCGTACGGGATGATCTCTTAGCTCTCCATGGTTTCCCCAAAGAATTCATCAAGTACCGCAAGCAGAGATCACTCGATCATATTGAATATGAAGATGATGATACTAGTGGTGCTGAGTCTTGTTCAGAGAGTGTACTGGACGGTCTGATAAGCACAATTTTGTCCCAGAACACCACTGAAGCTAACTCTCAGAGggcttttgcttccctcaaatCTTCTTTTCCAACCTGGGAATGT GTTCTAGCTGCTGATGCAAAACTTGTTGAAGATACCATAAGATGTGGGGGTTTAGCACCCACCAAAACTTCTTGTATCAAGGGAATATTAAGTTCATTGTTTCAGAAAAAAGGAAATTTGTGTTTGGAGTACTTGAGAGAGCTATCTATAGAGGAAATCAAAAGGGAGCTCTCTTGTTTCAGAGGAATTGGTCCCAAAACG GTGGCATGTGTCTTGATGTTCCATCTTCAGCGAGATGATTTTCCAGTTGACACACAC ATTTTTCAGATTGCAAAGACTCTTCATTGGGTACCTGCTGAAGCTGATGTGAAAAAGACATATATTCATTTGAATCAGCGAATTCCAGATGAACTAAAGTTTGACCTTAATTGTCTCATATATACCCATG TTAGGATGGGACTTCAGACGATAACTGTTACAGCTGATTACCAGCTGTGGTGCTGGTTTCTTTTCCGAGGATGTGGTCAACACTTGTATGAGCCTATAAGAAATGATGATTATCAAGTTTGCTACCTTCTGGTGCAAGTTTTTGTGCTGCTAAGTTACCTTGAGAGGTGA
- the LOC129896390 gene encoding putative DNA glycosylase At3g47830 isoform X5 — protein MTKLTKTRKNPKRKNPDDHCSSSPCPSLKSSRKTNVTAGSFNDNEPFPDHSQPTPEECRAVRDDLLALHGFPKEFIKYRKQRSLDHIEYEDDDTSGAESCSESVLDGLISTILSQNTTEANSQRAFASLKSSFPTWECVLAADAKLVEDTIRCGGLAPTKTSCIKGILSSLFQKKGNLCLEYLRELSIEEIKRELSCFRGIGPKTVACVLMFHLQRDDFPVDTHIFQIAKTLHWVPAEADVKKTYIHLNQRIPDELKFDLNCLIYTHGWDFRR, from the exons atgacCAAACTGACAAAGACGCGGAAAAACCCAAAGAGGAAAAATCCCGACGACCATTGTTCTTCTTCTCCATGTCCGTCATTGAAATCCTCGAGAAAGACTAATGTCACCGCTGGTTCCTTCAATGACAATGAGCCATTCCCCGATCACTCTCAACCCACGCCGGAGGAATGCCGAGCCGTACGGGATGATCTCTTAGCTCTCCATGGTTTCCCCAAAGAATTCATCAAGTACCGCAAGCAGAGATCACTCGATCATATTGAATATGAAGATGATGATACTAGTGGTGCTGAGTCTTGTTCAGAGAGTGTACTGGACGGTCTGATAAGCACAATTTTGTCCCAGAACACCACTGAAGCTAACTCTCAGAGggcttttgcttccctcaaatCTTCTTTTCCAACCTGGGAATGT GTTCTAGCTGCTGATGCAAAACTTGTTGAAGATACCATAAGATGTGGGGGTTTAGCACCCACCAAAACTTCTTGTATCAAGGGAATATTAAGTTCATTGTTTCAGAAAAAAGGAAATTTGTGTTTGGAGTACTTGAGAGAGCTATCTATAGAGGAAATCAAAAGGGAGCTCTCTTGTTTCAGAGGAATTGGTCCCAAAACG GTGGCATGTGTCTTGATGTTCCATCTTCAGCGAGATGATTTTCCAGTTGACACACAC ATTTTTCAGATTGCAAAGACTCTTCATTGGGTACCTGCTGAAGCTGATGTGAAAAAGACATATATTCATTTGAATCAGCGAATTCCAGATGAACTAAAGTTTGACCTTAATTGTCTCATATATACCCATG GATGGGACTTCAGACGATAA
- the LOC129896390 gene encoding putative DNA glycosylase At3g47830 isoform X3: protein MTKLTKTRKNPKRKNPDDHCSSSPCPSLKSSRKTNVTAGSFNDNEPFPDHSQPTPEECRAVRDDLLALHGFPKEFIKYRKQRSLDHIEYEDDDTSGAESCSESVLDGLISTILSQNTTEANSQRAFASLKSSFPTWECVLAADAKLVEDTIRCGGLAPTKTSCIKGILSSLFQKKGNLCLEYLRELSIEEIKRELSCFRGIGPKTVACVLMFHLQRDDFPVDTHIFQIAKTLHWVPAEADVKKTYIHLNQRIPDELKFDLNCLIYTHGKDGTSDDNCYS from the exons atgacCAAACTGACAAAGACGCGGAAAAACCCAAAGAGGAAAAATCCCGACGACCATTGTTCTTCTTCTCCATGTCCGTCATTGAAATCCTCGAGAAAGACTAATGTCACCGCTGGTTCCTTCAATGACAATGAGCCATTCCCCGATCACTCTCAACCCACGCCGGAGGAATGCCGAGCCGTACGGGATGATCTCTTAGCTCTCCATGGTTTCCCCAAAGAATTCATCAAGTACCGCAAGCAGAGATCACTCGATCATATTGAATATGAAGATGATGATACTAGTGGTGCTGAGTCTTGTTCAGAGAGTGTACTGGACGGTCTGATAAGCACAATTTTGTCCCAGAACACCACTGAAGCTAACTCTCAGAGggcttttgcttccctcaaatCTTCTTTTCCAACCTGGGAATGT GTTCTAGCTGCTGATGCAAAACTTGTTGAAGATACCATAAGATGTGGGGGTTTAGCACCCACCAAAACTTCTTGTATCAAGGGAATATTAAGTTCATTGTTTCAGAAAAAAGGAAATTTGTGTTTGGAGTACTTGAGAGAGCTATCTATAGAGGAAATCAAAAGGGAGCTCTCTTGTTTCAGAGGAATTGGTCCCAAAACG GTGGCATGTGTCTTGATGTTCCATCTTCAGCGAGATGATTTTCCAGTTGACACACAC ATTTTTCAGATTGCAAAGACTCTTCATTGGGTACCTGCTGAAGCTGATGTGAAAAAGACATATATTCATTTGAATCAGCGAATTCCAGATGAACTAAAGTTTGACCTTAATTGTCTCATATATACCCATGGTAAG GATGGGACTTCAGACGATAACTGTTACAGCTGA
- the LOC129895636 gene encoding U-box domain-containing protein 38-like, whose translation MYSPFRKAKGEHGRSKSMWKIFVYRSSSSSSNFDKRDPPKELLCPIYGCLMFDPVVVSSGQSFERTSVQVCKDLGFKPQLQNGLNPDFSNVIPNLALRTTILNWCEKAGAEKPQQPDYYAVESVVRASMASSSSSSISREDSRIRVSERELLKGVAENPPVHLSHAASEMKSRNNHHFYSSSSSEESVIANNSPLLPFTTRPSCYSSSSSQSTSSEIISDEVPSSGSTSSEDDYYVVQFKKLDVYEQERAVISLRKSTRTDEEARVSLCTPRLLSALKPLLVSRYAGVQPNAVAALVNLSLAEVNKVKIVRAGITSLLIDLLKSGSEESQEHAAGAIFSLALEDDNKTAIGVLGALQPLLHLLRSGTERTRHDSALALYHLTLVQSNRVKLIKLGAANTLLGMLKNSDMAGRVVLVVCNLAVCQEGKSALLDANAVNVLVGILRIWNQLDESTRENCVAALYSLSHGSLRFKGMAKEAKAAEVLQVVVERGSERAREKAKKMLIAMRRRVKEEDDDEEEEVDWVGILEGRVSQTRY comes from the coding sequence ATGTATTCCCCTTTCAGAAAAGCTAAAGGGGAACATGGCAGAAGCAAATCCATGTGGAAAATCTTTGTTTAcaggtcttcttcttcttcctccaaCTTTGATAAAAGAGATCCTCCAAAGGAACTTCTCTGCCCCATTTATGGGTGTTTGATGTTTGATCCAGTTGTGGTGTCTTCTGGACAGAGTTTTGAGCGGACTTCTGTTCAAGTTTGTAAGGATTTGGGGTTTAAACCCCAACTCCAAAACGGGTTAAACCCGGATTTCTCTAACGTGATTCCCAATTTAGCTTTGAGGACGACAATTCTCAACTGGTGTGAAAAGGCAGGGGCGGAGAAGCCTCAGCAGCCGGATTATTACGCCGTCGAGTCTGTTGTTCGTGCTTCCATGGCTTCGAGTTCTTCTTCTTCGATCTCAAGAGAAGATTCTAGAATACGGGTGTCAGAGAGGGAATTGCTCAAAGGGGTAGCGGAGAATCCACCTGTGCACCTCTCTCACGCTGCGTCGGAAATGAAATCAAGGAATAATCACCACTTCTACTCTTCATCGAGCTCTGAAGAATCTGTCATCGCTAACAACTCACCGCTACTTCCTTTTACTACTCGTCCCTCCTGCTATTCCTCTTCGTCGTCGCAATCGACTTCGTCGGAGATAATCTCCGATGAAGTCCCTTCGTCTGGTTCCACATCATCGGAAGATGATTATTACGTCGTTCAATTCAAGAAATTGGACGTTTATGAACAGGAACGAGCTGTAATTTCACTGAGAAAAAGCACCAGAACCGATGAGGAAGCTAGGGTTTCACTGTGCACACCGCGGCTTTTATCGGCTCTCAAGCCGCTGCTAGTCTCGAGGTACGCCGGAGTTCAGCCAAACGCCGTCGCCGCATTGGTCAACCTCTCGCTGGCAGAAGTCAACAAAGTGAAAATCGTTCGGGCGGGGATTACCTCTCTGCTAATTGATCTTCTTAAAAGCGGCTCCGAGGAGTCCCAAGAGCACGCAGCCGGCGCGATATTCAGCTTAGCGCTGGAAGATGACAACAAGACAGCCATTGGAGTATTAGGCGCATTGCAGCCGCTTTTACACTTACTGAGGTCAGGGACCGAGCGGACTCGTCATGACTCGGCATTAGCCCTTTATCATTTGACCTTAGTGCAGAGTAACCGAGTCAAGCTCATCAAACTCGGAGCTGCAAATACACTTCTGGGAATGCTCAAAAACAGCGATATGGCGGGTAGAGTAGTGCTGGTGGTGTGCAATTTGGCGGTGTGTCAAGAGGGGAAATCGGCATTGCTGGACGCCAATGCAGTGAATGTACTGGTGGGGATACTGAGAATTTGGAACCAATTGGATGAGTCGACTCGGGAGAATTGCGTGGCGGCTCTGTACTCACTGAGTCATGGGAGTTTGAGGTTCAAGGGGATGGCTAAAGAGGCGAAGGCAGCTGAAGTATTGCAGGTGGTGGTGGAGCGAGGAAGCGAGCGGGCGAGGGAGAAGGCAAAGAAGATGTTGATCGCCATGCGAAGAAGGGTAAAGGAGGAGGATGacgatgaagaagaagaggtaGACTGGGTAGGAATACTGGAAGGACGAGTGAGTCAAACTCGGTACTGA
- the LOC129896390 gene encoding putative DNA glycosylase At3g47830 isoform X4: MTKLTKTRKNPKRKNPDDHCSSSPCPSLKSSRKTNVTAGSFNDNEPFPDHSQPTPEECRAVRDDLLALHGFPKEFIKYRKQRSLDHIEYEDDDTSGAESCSESVLDGLISTILSQNTTEANSQRAFASLKSSFPTWECVLAADAKLVEDTIRCGGLAPTKTSCIKGILSSLFQKKGNLCLEYLRELSIEEIKRELSCFRGIGPKTVACVLMFHLQRDDFPVDTHIFQIAKTLHWVPAEADVKKTYIHLNQRIPDELKFDLNCLIYTHGKLGWDFRR; this comes from the exons atgacCAAACTGACAAAGACGCGGAAAAACCCAAAGAGGAAAAATCCCGACGACCATTGTTCTTCTTCTCCATGTCCGTCATTGAAATCCTCGAGAAAGACTAATGTCACCGCTGGTTCCTTCAATGACAATGAGCCATTCCCCGATCACTCTCAACCCACGCCGGAGGAATGCCGAGCCGTACGGGATGATCTCTTAGCTCTCCATGGTTTCCCCAAAGAATTCATCAAGTACCGCAAGCAGAGATCACTCGATCATATTGAATATGAAGATGATGATACTAGTGGTGCTGAGTCTTGTTCAGAGAGTGTACTGGACGGTCTGATAAGCACAATTTTGTCCCAGAACACCACTGAAGCTAACTCTCAGAGggcttttgcttccctcaaatCTTCTTTTCCAACCTGGGAATGT GTTCTAGCTGCTGATGCAAAACTTGTTGAAGATACCATAAGATGTGGGGGTTTAGCACCCACCAAAACTTCTTGTATCAAGGGAATATTAAGTTCATTGTTTCAGAAAAAAGGAAATTTGTGTTTGGAGTACTTGAGAGAGCTATCTATAGAGGAAATCAAAAGGGAGCTCTCTTGTTTCAGAGGAATTGGTCCCAAAACG GTGGCATGTGTCTTGATGTTCCATCTTCAGCGAGATGATTTTCCAGTTGACACACAC ATTTTTCAGATTGCAAAGACTCTTCATTGGGTACCTGCTGAAGCTGATGTGAAAAAGACATATATTCATTTGAATCAGCGAATTCCAGATGAACTAAAGTTTGACCTTAATTGTCTCATATATACCCATGGTAAG TTAGGATGGGACTTCAGACGATAA
- the LOC129896390 gene encoding putative DNA glycosylase At3g47830 isoform X2 translates to MTKLTKTRKNPKRKNPDDHCSSSPCPSLKSSRKTNVTAGSFNDNEPFPDHSQPTPEECRAVRDDLLALHGFPKEFIKYRKQRSLDHIEYEDDDTSGAESCSESVLDGLISTILSQNTTEANSQRAFASLKSSFPTWECVLAADAKLVEDTIRCGGLAPTKTSCIKGILSSLFQKKGNLCLEYLRELSIEEIKRELSCFRGIGPKTVACVLMFHLQRDDFPVDTHIFQIAKTLHWVPAEADVKKTYIHLNQRIPDELKFDLNCLIYTHGKVCRECSRKGSNKPKKEQCDKLCPLLGQTSNAI, encoded by the exons atgacCAAACTGACAAAGACGCGGAAAAACCCAAAGAGGAAAAATCCCGACGACCATTGTTCTTCTTCTCCATGTCCGTCATTGAAATCCTCGAGAAAGACTAATGTCACCGCTGGTTCCTTCAATGACAATGAGCCATTCCCCGATCACTCTCAACCCACGCCGGAGGAATGCCGAGCCGTACGGGATGATCTCTTAGCTCTCCATGGTTTCCCCAAAGAATTCATCAAGTACCGCAAGCAGAGATCACTCGATCATATTGAATATGAAGATGATGATACTAGTGGTGCTGAGTCTTGTTCAGAGAGTGTACTGGACGGTCTGATAAGCACAATTTTGTCCCAGAACACCACTGAAGCTAACTCTCAGAGggcttttgcttccctcaaatCTTCTTTTCCAACCTGGGAATGT GTTCTAGCTGCTGATGCAAAACTTGTTGAAGATACCATAAGATGTGGGGGTTTAGCACCCACCAAAACTTCTTGTATCAAGGGAATATTAAGTTCATTGTTTCAGAAAAAAGGAAATTTGTGTTTGGAGTACTTGAGAGAGCTATCTATAGAGGAAATCAAAAGGGAGCTCTCTTGTTTCAGAGGAATTGGTCCCAAAACG GTGGCATGTGTCTTGATGTTCCATCTTCAGCGAGATGATTTTCCAGTTGACACACAC ATTTTTCAGATTGCAAAGACTCTTCATTGGGTACCTGCTGAAGCTGATGTGAAAAAGACATATATTCATTTGAATCAGCGAATTCCAGATGAACTAAAGTTTGACCTTAATTGTCTCATATATACCCATGGTAAGGTATGTAGAGAATGCTCTAGAAAAGGTTCTAACAAACCCAAAAAGGAACAATGTGATAAGCTTTGCCCATTACTGGGCCAAACTTCTAATGCAATATGA